One Nitrospira sp. DNA window includes the following coding sequences:
- a CDS encoding 3-deoxy-manno-octulosonate cytidylyltransferase, whose product MGRSVTVVIPARYGSSRFPGKPLVQLLGKPMIQHVYEQAKACRAVDDVLVATDDERIKAAVERFGGQVVMMTEAYRTGTDRVAGVAQTHQGDCFVDLQGDEILLHPDLMTDLVEPFLASDAAMGTLKRRIESAQDLQNPGVVKVTTDREGYALYFSRAPIPLVRDDQQRAVVPGLHFIHLGLYIYRRETLMRLAALPTGVLEEAEKLEQLRALEHGVRIRVWETGHTSLRIDSPEDLPGALEQLRSHEIGRCITQP is encoded by the coding sequence GTGGGTCGATCGGTCACGGTCGTGATTCCGGCCCGCTACGGGTCTTCCCGGTTTCCGGGAAAGCCGTTGGTCCAATTGCTGGGCAAGCCGATGATCCAGCACGTCTATGAACAGGCCAAGGCCTGTCGCGCCGTCGACGACGTGCTGGTGGCCACCGATGACGAGCGCATCAAGGCGGCGGTCGAACGATTCGGCGGACAGGTCGTCATGATGACGGAAGCCTACCGTACCGGAACCGATCGGGTAGCCGGCGTCGCACAAACTCACCAGGGCGACTGCTTCGTGGACCTGCAGGGAGATGAGATTCTCCTCCACCCCGATCTCATGACGGACTTGGTGGAGCCGTTTCTGGCGAGCGACGCGGCGATGGGCACGTTGAAACGACGGATCGAGTCGGCTCAGGACCTCCAGAACCCGGGCGTCGTCAAGGTGACGACCGATCGTGAGGGCTACGCCCTATATTTTTCGCGTGCGCCGATTCCCCTGGTGCGGGACGACCAACAGCGGGCCGTCGTGCCTGGATTACATTTCATCCACCTGGGTCTCTATATCTATCGGCGCGAGACCTTGATGCGTTTGGCTGCCTTGCCGACCGGGGTCCTGGAAGAGGCGGAGAAACTCGAACAGTTGCGCGCACTGGAGCACGGTGTTCGGATCCGCGTGTGGGAAACCGGCCATACCTCCTTGCGCATCGACAGTCCGGAGGACCTACCCGGCGCCCTGGAGCAACTGCGCAGCCATGAGATCGGACGCTGTATCACTCAACCATGA
- a CDS encoding D-arabinose-5-phosphate isomerase, with protein sequence MEIEARAVQNLTARLDERFAQAVDLLYRCTGKVVISGMGKSGLIGQKIAATLASTGTPSFFLHPAEGIHGDLGMVARHDAMIAISNSGEVHEVLQLLPFVKRLNIPVVALTGRMHSTLAKNSDVVLDVSVSEEACPLGLAPTASTTAALAMGDALAIALLQKRGFKQEDYAQFHPGGTLGRRLLVKVRDLMHTGSDVPRVRPDTPGSEAILEMTGKRLGMTTVLDAAETVVGIITDGDLRRFLQQGGDFRTATAIDLAHPLHKRPTEEGRNRTPKTVGPDELATTALGIMERHTITALVVVERDQRLAGVIHLHDLLKNGIV encoded by the coding sequence TTGGAAATCGAAGCGCGCGCGGTACAAAACTTGACGGCTCGTCTCGACGAACGGTTCGCGCAAGCCGTCGACCTTCTGTATCGCTGTACAGGCAAGGTCGTCATTTCCGGCATGGGGAAATCAGGCTTGATCGGGCAGAAAATCGCGGCGACGCTGGCCAGCACCGGCACTCCCTCGTTCTTCCTGCACCCGGCCGAAGGCATCCACGGCGACTTGGGGATGGTGGCGCGGCATGATGCCATGATCGCGATTTCGAACAGCGGCGAAGTCCACGAGGTCTTGCAGCTGCTTCCGTTCGTCAAGCGCCTCAATATTCCCGTGGTCGCCCTCACGGGCAGAATGCATTCCACCCTCGCCAAGAACTCCGACGTGGTACTGGACGTCTCGGTCAGCGAAGAGGCCTGCCCGCTGGGCTTGGCGCCGACGGCGAGTACGACGGCGGCGTTGGCGATGGGAGACGCCTTGGCGATCGCGCTCCTGCAAAAGCGGGGATTCAAGCAGGAAGACTATGCGCAATTTCATCCCGGAGGCACGTTGGGCCGCCGCTTGCTGGTGAAGGTACGGGACCTGATGCATACGGGGTCGGATGTGCCGCGCGTCAGACCCGACACGCCAGGCTCCGAAGCGATTCTGGAGATGACCGGAAAACGACTCGGCATGACGACCGTGCTCGACGCAGCCGAGACGGTGGTCGGCATCATCACGGACGGCGATCTACGGCGTTTTCTCCAACAGGGCGGGGACTTCAGGACGGCGACGGCCATCGATCTCGCTCATCCGTTGCACAAACGTCCCACCGAGGAGGGCAGAAACCGGACCCCCAAGACCGTCGGTCCGGACGAATTGGCCACCACGGCCCTCGGGATCATGGAGCGCCATACGATCACCGCACTCGTCGTCGTGGAACGCGATCAACGTCTGGCCGGCGTCATCCACTTGCATGACCTCTTGAAAAACGGCATTGTGTAG
- a CDS encoding Translation elongation factor LepA encodes MSQDLQSLIRNFSIIAHIDHGKSTLADRFLEATGAITAREFKEQILDAMDLERERGITIKAHAVAIRYRAQDGKTYSLHLIDTPGHVDFTYEVSRSLAACEGSLLLVDATQGVQAQTIANVNLAMGNHHTIIPVINKIDLASADVEGTKQQISEILTLDASDAMLVSAKEGRGVPEVLEAIVRRIPPPSGDSNRPLKALIFDSWFDNYQGVIVLTRIIDGSVRPGMKIKVMSNDRLFEVTEVGQFTPKRTKGAQLMTGEVGYLCANMKEVADVKIGDTLTDAAQPTEQAFPGYKEVKPLVFCGLYSTDTARYEDLRDALLKLRLNDSSFIYEPETSLALGFGFRCGFLGLLHMEIIQERLEREYGLTLITTAPTVIYRILTTNGEVLEIDNPAELPEPSAIESFEEPFILATLISPERYVGTLLQLCQERRGVQRSIHYLDPTRVMISYELPLNEVILDFYDKLKSKTQGYASLDYELLGYRESELVRLDILLNGEPVDALSFITHKDRAYQRGRQLAEKMKELIPKQMFEIAIQAAIGNKIIARETIGAIKKNVTAKCYGGDISRKRKLWEKQKEGKKRMKAVGKVEVPQEAFLAILKVGDE; translated from the coding sequence ATGAGCCAGGATTTGCAAAGTCTCATCCGAAATTTCTCGATCATCGCCCATATCGATCACGGTAAATCGACCCTCGCTGACCGGTTCCTAGAAGCCACGGGCGCCATCACAGCCCGAGAGTTCAAAGAACAGATCCTCGACGCGATGGACCTTGAGCGCGAGCGTGGTATCACGATCAAGGCTCACGCGGTGGCCATTCGCTACCGGGCGCAGGACGGGAAGACCTATTCGCTGCACTTGATCGATACGCCCGGTCACGTCGATTTTACGTACGAGGTGTCGCGCAGCCTTGCGGCCTGCGAAGGGTCGCTGCTGCTCGTCGATGCGACGCAGGGGGTACAGGCGCAGACCATCGCCAACGTGAACCTGGCGATGGGCAATCACCACACCATCATTCCCGTCATCAACAAGATCGACCTCGCCAGCGCCGACGTGGAGGGCACGAAACAACAGATTTCCGAGATCCTCACCCTGGACGCCAGCGATGCCATGTTGGTGAGCGCAAAGGAAGGACGCGGGGTGCCCGAGGTGCTTGAGGCCATCGTCCGGCGTATCCCGCCGCCGTCCGGCGATTCGAACCGTCCGCTCAAGGCGCTGATTTTCGATTCCTGGTTCGACAATTACCAAGGGGTCATCGTCCTGACCCGCATCATCGACGGGTCGGTACGCCCTGGAATGAAGATCAAGGTCATGTCCAACGACCGGCTGTTCGAAGTCACCGAGGTGGGGCAATTCACACCGAAGCGGACCAAGGGCGCCCAGCTGATGACGGGAGAGGTCGGGTACCTCTGCGCCAACATGAAGGAAGTGGCCGACGTGAAGATCGGCGATACCTTGACCGATGCCGCGCAACCGACGGAGCAGGCGTTTCCCGGCTATAAAGAAGTCAAGCCCCTGGTCTTCTGCGGGCTCTATTCCACGGACACGGCCCGTTACGAGGATCTCCGGGACGCGCTGTTGAAGTTGCGCTTGAACGACTCGTCGTTTATCTATGAACCGGAGACCTCGCTGGCGCTGGGATTCGGTTTCCGTTGCGGCTTCCTCGGCCTGCTCCACATGGAAATCATTCAAGAACGATTGGAGCGAGAATACGGCCTGACCCTCATCACCACGGCACCCACCGTCATCTACCGCATCCTCACGACGAATGGCGAAGTGCTGGAAATCGACAACCCGGCGGAACTACCGGAGCCGAGTGCGATCGAATCGTTCGAAGAGCCGTTCATTTTGGCGACGCTCATTTCTCCGGAGCGGTATGTCGGAACCCTCCTGCAGTTATGCCAGGAGCGGCGCGGGGTCCAGCGCAGCATCCATTACCTGGACCCGACACGCGTGATGATCAGCTACGAACTGCCGCTCAATGAAGTCATCCTGGATTTTTACGACAAACTCAAATCGAAGACGCAGGGGTACGCCTCGCTGGACTACGAACTGCTCGGCTATCGGGAGTCCGAACTGGTGCGGCTCGACATTCTCCTGAACGGCGAGCCGGTCGATGCCCTGTCGTTCATTACGCACAAGGATCGCGCCTATCAACGGGGCCGGCAGCTGGCCGAAAAAATGAAAGAGCTGATTCCCAAACAGATGTTCGAAATCGCCATTCAAGCGGCCATCGGCAACAAGATCATCGCGCGCGAGACGATCGGCGCCATCAAGAAAAACGTCACGGCCAAATGTTACGGCGGCGACATTTCCCGCAAGCGCAAGTTGTGGGAGAAGCAGAAAGAAGGCAAGAAGCGCATGAAAGCCGTCGGAAAGGTGGAGGTGCCGCAAGAGGCGTTCTTGGCGATCCTCAAGGTGGGGGACGAATGA
- a CDS encoding D-glycero-beta-D-manno-heptose 1-phosphate adenylyltransferase (D-glycero-beta-D-manno-heptose-7-phosphate kinase), with translation MGTVGKVRKGHPVGRSGNSGTPSAPQGDGTPVEQAALSAYIRRFSRASVLVVGDLILDHYVWGRVSRISPEAPVPVVHVESESLKLGGAANVFNNILALGGQADLCGVIGADESGRLLLKELGGRRQGRGGVVIDHDRPTTRKSRVVAHNQQIVRYDVERRTELTGLLQRRILRYVESRLKELSCLVVSDYAKGVVTASLMTELTRLAGQRKIPIVVDPKVEHFGYYKGVTVVTPNHLEATQAAGVHGEDDQTVNEAGTILRQRLGCQSVLVTRGERGMSLYQGHGDHWHIPTRARQVYDVTGAGDTVVGTLALALSTGATMREAAVLANQAAGVVVGMVGTATVTAEQLTDALEQG, from the coding sequence ATGGGTACGGTGGGAAAGGTTCGGAAAGGCCATCCAGTAGGGCGGTCCGGCAACTCCGGAACGCCGAGCGCGCCGCAAGGCGATGGGACGCCGGTGGAACAGGCGGCCCTCAGCGCCTATATCCGGCGCTTCTCCAGGGCCAGCGTGCTGGTGGTCGGGGATTTGATCCTCGATCACTATGTGTGGGGTCGGGTGAGCCGGATCTCTCCGGAAGCGCCGGTGCCGGTGGTCCATGTCGAGTCGGAATCGCTCAAGCTGGGAGGGGCGGCGAATGTCTTCAACAATATTCTCGCGCTCGGGGGACAGGCGGACCTCTGCGGCGTGATCGGCGCCGACGAAAGCGGACGGCTGCTCCTGAAGGAGCTGGGCGGACGGCGACAGGGCCGTGGCGGAGTGGTCATCGATCACGACCGGCCGACCACCAGAAAATCCCGCGTGGTCGCGCACAATCAACAGATCGTCCGCTATGATGTGGAACGCCGCACGGAACTCACGGGCCTTCTGCAGCGCCGCATCCTGCGGTACGTCGAGTCGCGCCTGAAGGAATTGTCCTGCCTGGTGGTGTCGGACTATGCCAAGGGCGTGGTCACAGCCTCGCTGATGACGGAGTTGACTCGCTTGGCGGGACAGCGCAAGATCCCCATTGTCGTAGACCCCAAGGTCGAACATTTCGGCTATTACAAGGGCGTGACCGTCGTCACCCCCAACCATCTGGAAGCGACACAAGCAGCCGGCGTGCACGGCGAAGACGATCAGACGGTCAACGAGGCCGGTACGATCCTCCGGCAGCGGTTGGGATGCCAGAGCGTGCTGGTAACCAGGGGCGAGCGGGGCATGAGTCTCTATCAAGGCCATGGAGACCACTGGCATATCCCCACACGCGCCCGGCAGGTCTACGACGTCACAGGGGCCGGCGATACGGTCGTCGGAACGTTGGCGCTCGCGCTCTCGACCGGAGCCACGATGAGGGAAGCCGCCGTGCTCGCCAATCAAGCGGCGGGCGTCGTGGTCGGAATGGTCGGGACCGCCACCGTCACGGCGGAACAGCTGACCGACGCCCTGGAGCAGGGCTGA
- a CDS encoding CTP synthase, with product MSKLIFVTGGVVSSLGKGLASASIGNLLESRGLKITFLKLDPYINVDPGTMNPYQHGEVYVTEDGAETDLDLGHYERYTSLTLTRENNYTTGRIYHSVITKERRGDYLGGTVQVVPHVTDEIKQCIMRTSKGMDVTIVEIGGTVGDIESLPFLEAIRQIPYDVGRENVLYVHLTLVPYIGAAGELKTKPTQHSVNKLREIGIQPNILLCRTDRYLPPELKSKIAMFCNVEKDAVITAKDVETIYEVPIVFRKEGLDELIVRQLKLETGPPNLREWDAMVQKIKHPKHEVAIALVGKYAGLKECYKSLAEALVHGGIDHETRVNVTWIESEDVERQGTERILRETDGILIPGGFGARGIEGKIVTIQYAREHQIPFLGLCLGMQCATIEFARNVAGLAGANSSEFDEGSPHPVIHLMSDQQAVNDKGGTMRLGSYACKLGEGTLAEKTYGVSEVRERHRHRYEFNNAYREQLTAKGLILSGLSPDGRLVEIVELQNHPWFLATQFHPEYKSRPHHPHPLFSGFVGAALRRKCGH from the coding sequence ATGAGCAAGCTGATCTTTGTCACCGGCGGTGTCGTCTCGTCGCTCGGAAAGGGACTGGCTTCCGCTTCCATCGGAAATCTATTGGAAAGCCGGGGGCTGAAGATCACGTTCTTGAAACTCGACCCCTACATCAACGTCGATCCTGGGACGATGAATCCCTACCAGCATGGAGAGGTCTACGTCACGGAAGACGGGGCGGAGACCGATCTGGACCTCGGCCACTACGAACGGTATACGTCGCTGACGCTTACCCGCGAGAACAACTACACGACAGGACGCATCTACCACTCCGTGATTACGAAGGAGCGACGGGGGGACTATCTGGGCGGAACCGTGCAGGTGGTGCCGCATGTCACGGACGAAATCAAACAATGCATCATGCGGACCTCCAAGGGCATGGATGTCACGATCGTCGAGATCGGCGGGACCGTCGGCGACATCGAAAGCCTGCCGTTCCTGGAGGCCATCCGGCAGATTCCCTACGACGTGGGCCGCGAAAACGTGCTCTACGTGCACCTCACGCTCGTACCCTACATCGGCGCCGCCGGCGAGTTGAAGACCAAGCCGACGCAACATTCGGTCAACAAACTGCGTGAAATCGGTATTCAGCCCAACATCCTTCTGTGCCGGACCGACCGCTATCTCCCGCCGGAACTCAAGTCCAAGATCGCCATGTTCTGCAATGTGGAGAAGGACGCAGTGATTACGGCCAAGGATGTCGAGACCATCTATGAAGTGCCGATCGTATTCCGCAAGGAAGGGTTGGACGAACTGATCGTCCGACAACTGAAGCTTGAAACCGGCCCGCCGAACCTTCGCGAATGGGATGCGATGGTGCAGAAGATCAAACATCCCAAGCACGAGGTGGCGATCGCACTGGTCGGCAAGTATGCCGGCCTGAAGGAATGTTACAAGAGCCTCGCGGAAGCCCTGGTGCACGGCGGCATCGACCATGAAACCCGCGTCAATGTCACCTGGATCGAATCGGAGGACGTGGAGCGTCAAGGCACCGAGCGCATCCTGCGCGAGACCGACGGCATTCTCATTCCCGGCGGCTTCGGCGCGCGCGGCATCGAAGGCAAGATCGTCACCATCCAGTACGCGCGGGAGCATCAGATCCCGTTCCTCGGCCTCTGCCTGGGCATGCAATGCGCCACGATCGAATTCGCGCGGAACGTCGCCGGTCTGGCCGGCGCCAACAGCTCGGAGTTCGACGAAGGGTCGCCGCATCCGGTGATCCACTTGATGTCGGACCAGCAGGCGGTCAACGACAAGGGCGGCACGATGCGACTCGGCTCCTACGCCTGCAAGCTGGGCGAGGGAACCCTGGCGGAGAAGACGTACGGAGTGAGCGAGGTGCGCGAACGGCATCGCCATCGCTATGAGTTCAACAACGCTTACCGCGAACAATTGACGGCCAAGGGGCTGATTCTGAGCGGCCTGTCGCCCGACGGCCGGTTGGTGGAGATCGTCGAGTTGCAGAACCACCCCTGGTTCCTGGCTACGCAATTCCATCCGGAATACAAGTCACGGCCGCACCATCCTCACCCGCTGTTCAGCGGGTTTGTGGGGGCGGCGTTGCGCCGCAAGTGCGGCCACTGA
- a CDS encoding Signal peptidase I, whose product MSLDPNQSRPDEAATGGPVVPPAPSEQATGAPETGTAAQASQPAHKSIVREYAEAIIIAMLLAFAIRVFVVQAFKIPSGSMIPTLLIGDHILVSKLSYGLQWPTDCKFQPGFPPITCYSSRTLIPFGSIQRGDIIVFRFPEDEDKDFIKRVIGLPGDTIQIRNKIVHVNGTPLEDKSFTQRIDPGVIDGHINPRDNFGPVTVPDDAYFVMGDNRDQSLDSRFWGYVRTEKVRGKAFRIYWSWSGQGPWTEWVRWERFGKAIQ is encoded by the coding sequence ATGAGCCTGGACCCCAACCAGTCTCGTCCCGATGAGGCGGCGACGGGCGGACCGGTGGTGCCCCCCGCTCCTTCCGAACAGGCGACCGGCGCGCCGGAAACCGGAACCGCCGCACAGGCCTCCCAGCCGGCCCACAAATCGATCGTCCGGGAGTACGCAGAAGCGATCATCATCGCCATGTTGCTGGCGTTCGCCATCCGCGTCTTCGTCGTCCAGGCTTTCAAGATTCCTTCCGGGTCGATGATTCCCACGTTGCTGATCGGGGATCACATTCTGGTGAGCAAACTCTCGTACGGGTTGCAGTGGCCGACCGACTGTAAGTTCCAGCCGGGCTTTCCGCCGATCACCTGCTACTCGTCGCGGACCTTGATCCCATTCGGATCGATTCAGCGCGGCGACATCATCGTGTTTCGGTTTCCCGAAGATGAAGACAAGGATTTCATCAAGCGGGTGATCGGTTTGCCCGGCGATACCATTCAGATTCGCAACAAAATCGTGCACGTGAACGGCACGCCGTTGGAAGACAAATCCTTCACCCAGCGCATCGATCCCGGCGTCATCGACGGACACATCAATCCGCGCGATAATTTCGGTCCCGTGACGGTTCCGGACGATGCCTATTTCGTGATGGGAGACAATCGGGATCAAAGTCTCGACAGTCGCTTCTGGGGCTATGTCCGTACTGAAAAGGTGCGGGGTAAAGCGTTTCGCATTTACTGGTCGTGGAGCGGCCAAGGACCATGGACTGAATGGGTACGGTGGGAAAGGTTCGGAAAGGCCATCCAGTAG
- a CDS encoding Acyl-phosphate:glycerol-3-phosphate O-acyltransferase PlsY, whose translation MMDSPWLIGIVSLFAYLLGSIPFGVVVSSLLGVTDPRTAGSKNVGFTNVLRVGGKKAGILTLIGDIGKGWLAGWVGTLLFQQEFSALLVALASILGHLHSVFLNFKGGKGVATALGAVAGVAPWVGLTLMGLWIGAVLLWRFSSGGALFAFGLFPLVALLFHQSWLFMGFACFVSLLIWIRHKDNLIRLSEDAKSLHVESRKLLIIQECINVLPRRQQVVARTKSVDRGAVGSNFLYKDAA comes from the coding sequence ATGATGGACAGTCCCTGGCTCATCGGTATCGTCAGCCTGTTCGCCTATCTCCTCGGATCGATTCCTTTCGGCGTGGTCGTATCAAGCCTGTTGGGTGTCACGGATCCACGCACGGCGGGCAGCAAAAACGTCGGCTTCACGAATGTCTTGCGGGTCGGCGGAAAAAAGGCCGGCATCCTCACCCTGATCGGCGACATTGGAAAAGGGTGGTTGGCCGGATGGGTGGGGACGCTGCTGTTTCAGCAAGAATTCTCCGCCCTGCTCGTCGCCCTGGCATCGATCCTGGGCCATCTGCATTCGGTGTTTCTCAATTTTAAGGGTGGGAAGGGCGTGGCAACGGCCTTGGGGGCGGTGGCAGGTGTCGCTCCATGGGTAGGACTCACGCTCATGGGACTCTGGATAGGAGCCGTGTTGTTGTGGAGGTTTTCGTCAGGTGGGGCGCTCTTTGCGTTCGGCCTGTTTCCATTGGTAGCGCTGTTGTTTCATCAATCCTGGCTCTTTATGGGATTTGCTTGCTTTGTCAGCCTGTTGATCTGGATCAGGCACAAGGACAACCTGATTCGGTTGTCCGAAGATGCAAAATCCTTACATGTCGAATCTCGCAAGCTATTGATTATCCAAGAATGTATTAACGTTTTGCCCAGACGGCAACAGGTAGTTGCGCGAACTAAATCTGTTGACAGAGGCGCGGTCGGAAGTAATTTTCTTTACAAAGATGCGGCATGA
- a CDS encoding Acyl-phosphate:glycerol-3-phosphate O-acyltransferase PlsY, which translates to MNWLVLLASIGGYLLGSIPFGVVVSRWLGSPDPRLAGSRNVGFTNVLRVGGKKAGILTLVGDIGKGWLVGWIGTLLFHQEAAILLVAMAPIVGHLYSVFLNFKGGKGVATALGAVLGVAPWVGLTLMGIWIGVVLLWKYSSGGALVAFGLFPIVALLFHQSWLFVLFACLVAILIWSKHTDNLVRLWMGTERRIGDRPSDQVAPR; encoded by the coding sequence TTGAATTGGTTGGTGTTGTTGGCAAGTATTGGAGGGTATCTTTTAGGATCCATTCCTTTCGGCGTCGTCGTGTCACGATGGTTGGGCTCGCCTGATCCCAGGTTGGCGGGGAGCCGGAATGTGGGATTCACCAATGTCTTGCGGGTCGGCGGGAAGAAGGCCGGGATCCTGACGTTGGTCGGTGACATTGGGAAGGGATGGCTCGTCGGATGGATAGGCACACTACTATTCCACCAAGAAGCTGCTATTCTGCTCGTGGCTATGGCACCTATCGTCGGCCACCTCTATTCCGTCTTTTTGAATTTCAAGGGAGGGAAGGGTGTGGCCACGGCGTTAGGAGCGGTGCTGGGAGTCGCCCCCTGGGTCGGGCTCACCCTCATGGGTATTTGGATAGGAGTGGTCTTATTGTGGAAATATTCTTCCGGGGGTGCGCTCGTGGCCTTTGGATTGTTTCCAATTGTGGCGCTGCTGTTTCATCAATCCTGGCTCTTCGTGTTATTCGCCTGTCTAGTGGCTATCCTTATCTGGTCCAAGCACACCGATAATCTTGTCCGTCTCTGGATGGGTACAGAACGGCGCATTGGTGATCGTCCCTCTGATCAAGTTGCTCCTCGCTGA
- a CDS encoding 2-Keto-3-deoxy-D-manno-octulosonate-8-phosphate synthase: protein MAYDVDLGQFTIGAGRPPFLIAGPCVIESEQLAMDTAGRIAEIAKSLGMPYVFKSSYDKANRTSISSFRGPGLEKGLAVLERVKREVGVPVLTDVHTEEQATEAGKVVDILQIPAFLCRQTDLLIAAARTGKVVNIKKGQFLSPQDMGNAVKKVEDCGNRRIVLTERGSCFGYNNLVVDMRAFPIMRRFGYPVVFDATHSVQLPGGGGTKSGGQREFVEPLACAAAGAGCDGFFMEVHPDPDSALSDGPNMVPLHALHALLERVLRICAAAATQQVR, encoded by the coding sequence ATGGCATACGACGTTGATCTTGGACAGTTTACGATCGGGGCGGGGAGACCTCCGTTTCTGATCGCAGGACCCTGCGTGATCGAGAGCGAGCAGCTCGCCATGGACACGGCGGGGCGCATCGCGGAGATCGCCAAGTCCTTGGGCATGCCCTACGTCTTCAAGTCGTCCTACGACAAGGCCAATCGCACCTCCATCAGCTCGTTCCGCGGGCCGGGATTGGAAAAGGGCCTCGCTGTCCTGGAGCGGGTGAAACGAGAAGTCGGCGTGCCGGTGCTCACCGACGTGCATACGGAGGAGCAGGCGACCGAGGCAGGCAAGGTCGTGGATATCCTCCAGATTCCCGCCTTCCTCTGCCGCCAAACGGACCTGTTGATCGCCGCGGCGAGGACCGGCAAGGTCGTCAATATCAAGAAGGGACAGTTTCTGTCGCCGCAGGACATGGGCAACGCCGTCAAAAAAGTGGAAGACTGCGGCAACCGGCGGATCGTGCTGACCGAACGGGGCTCGTGCTTCGGCTACAACAATCTGGTCGTGGACATGCGGGCCTTTCCCATCATGCGACGGTTCGGGTATCCGGTCGTGTTCGACGCCACCCACAGCGTGCAGCTTCCCGGCGGAGGCGGCACGAAGTCAGGCGGCCAGCGGGAATTCGTCGAACCTTTGGCCTGCGCCGCAGCGGGGGCCGGTTGCGACGGATTCTTCATGGAAGTGCATCCCGATCCGGACTCCGCCTTATCGGACGGACCCAACATGGTTCCGCTCCACGCGCTTCACGCGCTTCTCGAACGGGTACTACGCATATGCGCCGCAGCCGCGACACAACAGGTTCGGTAA
- a CDS encoding CDP-diacylglycerol--glycerol-3-phosphate 3-phosphatidyltransferase, translating into MGANGKQTGQVLMRAAGQESNINLPNVLTFARILLIPVFVMLLIDPTPDRALSAAIVFVVAAVTDLLDGYVARKTGQITKLGRLLDPIADKLLVLSALILLVQVDRVSALVAILIIAREVAVTGIRAIAASEGLIMSAEVTGKYKMALQVIAIVLLILEGTVVEVIGNLHLAGIVTLYLSLILGYVSGAQYVRSFWRQVGAKGL; encoded by the coding sequence ATGGGAGCGAACGGAAAACAGACCGGACAAGTGCTGATGCGGGCGGCGGGACAGGAAAGCAACATCAATCTGCCCAACGTCTTGACCTTCGCCCGAATTCTGCTGATCCCGGTCTTTGTCATGTTGCTGATCGATCCCACACCGGACCGCGCCCTCTCCGCGGCCATCGTGTTCGTCGTCGCGGCCGTAACCGACCTGCTCGACGGCTACGTCGCCAGAAAGACCGGGCAGATCACGAAGCTCGGGCGTCTGCTGGACCCGATCGCGGACAAGTTGTTGGTCCTCTCCGCCTTGATCCTCCTGGTGCAAGTCGATCGCGTCAGCGCGCTGGTCGCCATCCTCATCATCGCGCGGGAAGTGGCCGTCACCGGAATTCGCGCCATCGCCGCCAGCGAAGGCTTGATCATGTCTGCCGAAGTCACGGGCAAGTACAAGATGGCCCTGCAGGTCATCGCGATCGTCCTCCTCATTCTTGAAGGGACCGTGGTGGAGGTGATCGGCAATCTCCATCTTGCCGGCATCGTGACGCTGTACCTGTCGCTCATCCTCGGGTATGTGTCGGGCGCGCAGTATGTCCGGAGTTTTTGGCGCCAGGTCGGTGCGAAGGGGCTGTAG